The following are from one region of the Magallana gigas chromosome 6, xbMagGiga1.1, whole genome shotgun sequence genome:
- the LOC105326540 gene encoding prisilkin-39, with the protein MKSFLTLTLAAVLLASCSAQWRRGPFIVGFGGDDGIFDDGFFDDDFYDDDFYDDDFFDDDSFGFFLGGPRRGGFGMGGVSPFVGGMSAGGFMGGMGAGVGGFMGASGFGGMGGMIGGRMGGSGYGKKHYGGYGKKMSGYGKKMTGYGKSSAMSVPMISGYQTAGYPSGGYAGASSYSQAGYTGSYPQAGYSGASAYSQAGYTGSYPQAGYSGASAYSQGGYAGSYSYPQGGYSGASAYSQGGYAGATPYFSSSLGGQY; encoded by the exons ATGAAGTCCttcctgaccttgaccttggcTGCCGTCCTTTTGGCCAGCTGTTCCGCCCAGTGGCGCAGGGGACCATTTATCGTCGGCTTTGGCGGGGATGATGGAATCTTCGACGATGGATTCTTCGATGATGACTTTTACGATGATGACTTTTACGACGATGATTTCTTCGATGACGACTCCTTTGGTTTCTTCCTTGGCGGGCCAAGGAGGGGAGGATTCGGAATGGGAGGCGTTTCTCCATTCGTCGGAGGAATGAGCGCTGGTGGATTTATGGGAGGAATGGGCGCTGGTGTTGGTGGATTTATGGGCGCTAGTGGATTTGGAGGAATGGGCGGTATGATTGGGGGACGCATGGGAGGATCCGGATATGGAAAGAAACACTACGGGGGATACGGAAAGAAGATGAGCGGATATGGTAAAAAGATGACCGGATACGGAAAATCTTCCGCAATGAGTGTACCAATGATTTCAG gaTACCAGACAGCAGGCTATCCGTCAGGAGGATATGCTGGAGCCTCCTCCTATTCCCAGGCAGGATATACCGGATCATATCCCCAAGCAGGATACAGCGGAGCATCTGCCTATTCCCAGGCAGGATATACCGGATCATATCCCCAAGCAGGATACAGCGGAGCATCTGCCTATTCCCAGGGAGGATATGCCGGATCATACTCCTATCCCCAGGGTGGATACAGCGGAGCATCTGCCTATTCCCAGGGAGGATATGCCGGAGCTACCCCTTACTTTTCTTCTTCACTTGGGGGTCAATACTAA
- the LOC105326564 gene encoding peroxisomal membrane protein PEX13 has product MRYAFCIPVETMKSFLTLTLAAVLLASCSAQWRRGPFIVGFGGDDGIFDDGFFDDDFYDDDFYDDDFFDDDSFGFFLGGPRRGGFGMGGFSPFVGGMSAGGFMGGMGAGVDGFMGASGFGGMGGMIGGRMGGSGYGKKHYGGYGKKMSGYGKKMTGYGKSSAIAVPMVSGYHTSSYPQVGYAGASSYY; this is encoded by the exons ATGAGATATGCGTTCTGTATTCCTGTAGAAACCATGAAATCCttcctgaccttgaccttggcTGCCGTCCTTTTGGCCAGCTGTTCCGCCCAGTGGCGCAGGGGACCATTTATCGTCGGCTTTGGCGGGGATGATGGAATCTTTGATGATGGATTCTTCGATGATGACTTTTACGATGATGACTTCTACGACGATGATTTCTTCGATGACGACTCCTTTGGTTTCTTCCTTGGCGGGCCAAGGAGGGGAGGATTCGGAATGGGAGGCTTTTCTCCATTCGTCGGGGGAATGAGCGCTGGTGGATTTATGGGAGGAATGGGCGCTGGTGTCGATGGATTTATGGGCGCTAGTGGATTTGGAGGAATGGGCGGTATGATCGGTGGACGCATGGGAGGATCCGGATATGGAAAGAAACACTACGGCGGATACGGAAAGAAGATGAGCGGATATGGTAAAAAGATGACCGGATACGGAAAATCTTCCGCTATTGCTGTACCTATGGTTTCAG GATACCATACATCAAGCTATCCACAAGTAGGGTATGCTGGAGCATCATCCTATTATTAG
- the LOC105318663 gene encoding prisilkin-39, with the protein MKSFLTLTLAAVVLASCSAQWRRGPFIVGFGGDDGFFDDGFFDDGNFDDGFFDDDFYDDDFFDDDSFGIIIGGPGMGSGPVFGGMGGVPLIGGMSAGGLMSAGGLMSAGGLMGAGGFGGMGGMIGGRMGGSGYGKKKYGGYGKKMSGYGKKMTGYGKSSAIGVPMVSGYQTSSYPSVGYAGASSYPQASYAQSGYASSYPQAGYSGASAYSQGGYALGSSGAMY; encoded by the exons ATGAAATCTttcctgaccttgaccttggcTGCCGTCGTATTGGCCAGCTGTTCCGCCCAGTGGCGCAGGGGACCATTTATCGTCGGGTTTGGCGGGGATGATGGGTTCTTTGATGATGGTTTCTTTGACGATGGAAACTTCGACGATGGATTCTTCGACGATGACTTTTACGATGATGATTTCTTCGATGACGACTCCTTTGGTATCATTATCGGAGGACCCGGAATGGGAAGTGGCCCAGTTTTTGGAGGAATGGGAGGCGTCCCTCTCATTGGAGGAATGAGCGCTGGTGGTTTAATGAGCGCTGGTGGTTTAATGAGCGCTGGTGGTTTAATGGGTGCTGGCGGATTTGGAGGAATGGGCGGTATGATTGGGGGACGCATGGGAGGATCCGGATATGGAAAGAAAAAGTACGGTGGATACGGAAAGAAGATGAGCGGATATGGTAAAAAGATGACCGGATACGGAAAGTCTTCCGCCATTGGTGTACCTATGGTTTCAG GATACCAAACATCTAGCTATCCCTCAGTAGGATATGCCGGAGCATCATCCTATCCCCAAGCTTCTTATGCCCAATCAGGATATGCATCTTCCTATCCCCAGGCTGGATACAGCGGGGCATCCGCCTATTCCCAGGGAGGATATGCTTTAGGTTCCAGCGGTGccatgtattaa